GGGGTAACCTCAGGCGCACAATCTGAAACGGCGATGGAGAATTTGGCAGATATTGCCACGGATAGCACGCTACAAAACCAGGTCTTGGCACAGAGCTCGCCCATCAGCCGCATCACGGATGCCGGGGCAGAGCTTGCCGAGCTTGAAGCCCGTCAGGCAAAAGTGCGCGAACGGGTGCTGACGGACGCTGTGGCACAAAGCCGCAGTTTGGATACGGCCTATGCTGCTCTCTTCGGCGCCTGGGGCCTGGCGCCGATAAAAGATCTCAGTCCCTGTGAGTCGGCCCGTGAGCAAGGGCTGTCCTGTTTTCAGCAACAGGGGACCTGGTTTAATTTGGTTAAGCTTAACTATCCGGCGGTGGCCTACATGATGGATGACGCCGGTGGCGAGTTCTTCGTCACCGTGATTGAGCGGGATGGAGACGAGCTGCTGGTGCAGCTTGCCGAGCAGCAGCTTTGGGTTAACCGGGACTGGTTCAATCGCCACTTCACCGGCACCTTTGAACTCTTTTGGCAGGCGCCTGTCTACAGCCCTCGGGAAATCGGGATTGCGTCACCACAGCCAGAGGTGCAATGGCTGGAAAATGGTTTGGCCAAGGTCGACAAAATCACCCCAAGATTGGTCAATGAATTTGATACGGAGCTTGAAAATCGCCTCAAGTTGTTCCAGCGTCAGCATGGCCTCAAGGCCGATGGTATCGCCGGCAGTCAAACTCTGCAGCAACTCAACCTGTACCTGAGCAATGAAGGTCCACGCCTGGTGCAGGGAGGGCTGTACTGATGTCTATCCTGCTTGACGCAGTAACGCGAAGTAAACAACAGGAGAACGGCTTCGACCCTGTCTCCAGTCCGCGCCCACAGTATCGACCCGAAAAGGCGCCCATCCGGCCGGGAAAACTGCTGTTGCTGCCTGCGGCGCTGTCGCTGGCTGTAGCCGCGGCCTGGGGAGTTAACTCCTGGATTTTGCAGCCTGCGCCTCAAAGCAGCTTGCCGTTGGTAAGTCAGGCTGGGGAAGCGCGTACCGGTAATGGCCCCTCAGGCTCAGCTAAAGCTGTCACGTCTCATTCTAATCCAGCCTCTACCCAGACCTTGTCGGTGCGCCCCCCTGTAACACAAGCCGCTTCTGAGCCGGTGATTTCCGCCAGCAGTGACACGGGTAACGGTGTGCGTCTTGCGGGCAAGGCGGCGCTGCCAGCTCCGGTAAACCTCAACACCGACTACGGCATGGTCAACCAAGCCCCGCTTGCTGTCGACCCCAATGCAGATCTGAGCTATGAAGTGGCTGAAGAAACCGCTGAGGCAAGGGCTGCACGATTGGAGGCCTTGATGGCAGCGGGAGTCACAGATGACCAGCGCCGGGCCTTCGATGAAGTGATGCAAATTGAGGAGTCGCGCCCAAGACAGGTGTTAACGCAAAGCCAGAATGTCAGGGCTCCCCGTGATCAGGGGATGGCCGCCCTGCAAGCCGAAGTGGACAAAGCGGCTGCGGAATTTGGCCTGCAACGCACTGAACCCAAGCCTGCCTCTCGCGATGACAGCAATACGCTAAGTGGTGATGCGCTGGTGCAGGCCTTTGAAGCCGCGCTCAAAGAGGTGGAGTTTACCGAGTCGGCAAACCGGGAAGTCACGCCAGCGCCCGTATCAACCATACCGCAAACGTCCGATTATCCCAGATACGGTGATTTGCCCGCGGGACTGCAGTTGCAGGTGCCTGAATTCAATATCATGGCCCATGTGTACTCCAATGATCCCAGTCAGCGTTGGCTGAATGTGGATGGCACTGAGCTACAGGAGGGGGATAACATCAAGGGCTCGCTGAGCATTGTGGAAATTCGCCCACGGGATGTGGTGCTCTCCATCGATGGCACGGCGTTTAAAGTGCCGGCTATCTGATGCCAGCGAGCTTGGTGTGAGTCGCATCCAATAAAAAAGGCGCCTTGGGCGCCTTTTTTATATCTGCTTACCGACAGCCATCAGCCATAAAACTGATAGGCAATCAGCAGTGTCAGACCATAGCCGACCACGTAAGACAGCATTAAAGAAGGTACGTACTTGAGGTAGGTGACGAAAGTCAGTTCCTTCACCTTGCTCATGGCGATGATACCGGCCGCAGAGCCAATCACCAGCAGTGAACCACCCACGCCCACGGCGTAGGTCAGACCCAGCCATTCGGGCGTCGACAGCACAGGTTCTGCCTTCAAAAGCGCTGCGGTCAGAGGTACGTTGTCCAGAATCGCCGAGCCCATACCGGTGACGAAGTTGGAGATATTGGGGTCATGCATGGCGTAGACCTGGGTCAGCAGCTCCAGGGTGCCGATTTCTTTAAGCATACCAACCAGCAGCAGGATCCCGAGGAAGAACAGCAGGGTGTCGTATTCAACCTGGCGGATATATTCGAGGATCTTGATTTCTTCCTTGTCGGTGCGAATGGTATGGCCCACGAGGAACATCACCGACAGACCGGTCAGGAAGGTCAGCACTGGAGGAATGCCAAAGAGGACGTTCAGCGCCATGGTCATGATGATGGTGATAAAGAAAATCGCAGCAATGGCGATGTCCACCGGCTGATAAGCCCGCTTGATGGGGGTAGTGCTCACTTCGCCCTTGGCATTCATGGAGAACAGGATGGCCAACAGGAACACGCTCACCGCAGCAGGGATAAAGAGGATAAGCAGTTCAGAGATGTGTACGTGGCCGGAGAGGAAGATCATCAGGGTGGTTACGTCACCGGTGATAAGGGCCACACCGCCTGAGTTCACCGCGAAGATAATGAGCACCGCCATGCGGCGACGCATTTGCTTATCCAGCTTGAAGGTGGTCAACAGACCCAGAGATACCAGGGTCGCCGTTACGTTGTCACAGAAGGCCGACAGGATAAGGGCGAACAGCGCCACCTGAATCATCAGCATCCGCACCGATACCCGCTGTGGGAATATCTTCTGCACCATTATCTGGATCATGCCCTTGGCGTTGAGGTAGGCCACAAAGGTCATGGTCGACATCAAAAACAGCCAGAGGGTGGCAATTTCAAGCAGGTTTTCATTGAGTTCATGGGCGACCAGCTCAGTATGCTCACCACCGCCGGAGGCGATAAACAGGGTTACCCAGGAAATACAGCCAAGAAACAGGGTCGTTTTGGCTTTGTTGAGGTGAGTCACTTCTTCAAAGATGATACTGAGCAAGGCCAGTATCGCCAGAATGATCAGAAAGGTATGGAGCATAAAGGCACGTCCTACTGCTGATTCGGGGTCCGTATCGCCTGTGTAAACAGGCCTGAATAACGAGCTGAATCAAGGATTGATTAAGCCGGTTATGTTATCGCCGCCAGGGGCGTGCGGATCAGACCATAACCGCCATGAGAACGCAACTGTTAACCACTAGACAATTTGTCTAAGAATCGTGGGCTCTGTCACGGGAAATTGGCGGTTAACCAGAGTTTATTCCTGGGTCTTTGTGAGTGACTGGTTGTTTGTGCTGTATCCTGCGACGCCTTGACTCGAAGCATGGACAGATATACTGCTTATTCGCGAGTTTGATTTGCCAAATGTTATTTCGTTGTAACGGATGAGGTTGTGGCAGATACGGAGGAACGTACCTTATAAACCGCAGGCAATTTTTACTTCTGCTGCACTTTCAAGTGATTGCAAATTGATGCTGTCAGATATTTGATTGTTTGATTTTTAAGCTGTACCTTGCGCGCCCATAGAGAGATTGAGGTCATTGATTGGGAGTCGCTGAAAATGCAATTTCTGCTGAAGAGCATATTGCTGCTGGGATCGCTGGCATGGCTGGTGGTCAGCGGCAAGACCTTGCTGGGCCTCGGGGTGATGGAAAATCCTTCGATAATGAAGGAACACCTGTTTGTGGTGGCGCAGGTCGTGTTGGCACTCTTGATACTGCGCAGTGTGGCTGGCAAACGCAGCTAGCCTATTGCTTCGAACACATTGCCCCGCTGTTTGCTTCGAGCCTGTCTGGTTTGCTGTGATTCGAATCTAATGAAAAAGGACGCCGATAGCGTCCTTTCGTTTTGCAGTGCCGCGATAACGGCGAGCATCCGGGCGTTGCAGTTACTTCATGCGGGCCAGTACGCGATCAGCGGCGGCCAGGGTTTCTTCGATTTCCTTGTCACCGTGGGCCATGGACAGGAAGCCAGCCTCATAAGCGCTTGGGGCCAGATACACACCCTCGTCCAGCATGCCGTGGTAGAAGGCGCGGAAGTGGTCCATGTTACAGCGGGTCACCTGGTCGAAACGGGTGATATGCTGCTCATCGGTGAAGAAGAAGCCGAACATGCCGCCAACATAGTTGATGGCCATCGGGATACCATGCTTGTCGGCAGCGGCCTTGAAGCCTTCGGCGATGCGCTTGGTCTTGGCGGCAAGTTCTTCATACAGGCCATCGGCACAAAGGGCGTCGAGCTGCGCCAGACCGGCTGTCATGGCAATGGGATTACCCGAAAGAGTACCTGCCTGATACACAGGGCCGGCAGGAGCCAGATACTGCATCACGTCTTTTTTGCCGCCAAAGGCGCCAACGGGCATGCCGCCGCCAATCACCTTACCCAGGGTGGTGAGGTCCGGGGTCACGCCATAGTGGCCCTGAGCACCGCTTCTGGATACACGGAAGCCCGTCATTACTTCATCGATGATAAAGAGCGCACCGTACTTGTCACAGAGGGCGCGCAGGCCTTCCAGAAATCCGGGAACCGGCGGAATACAGTTCATGTTGCCGGCAACCGGCTCGATGATGATACAGGCGATGTCTTCAGGATACTGGTCGAAGAAAGACTGTACAGACTCAAGGTCGTTATACACGGCAGTGAGAGTGTGCTTGGCGAAATCTTCCGGGATACCGGGTGAGCTTGGCTGACCCAGAGTCAGGGCGCCAGAGCCGGCTTTTACCAGCAGACAGTCGGCGTGGCCATGGTAGCAACCTTCAAACTTAAGGATTTTGTCGCGCTTGGTGTAACCACGGGCCAGACGGATGGCGCTCATGGTGGCTTCGGTGCCTGAACTCACCATACGCACCTGATCCATGGAAGGCACCATTTCGATTACCTTCTCGGCCATGATGACTTCAAGCTCGGTGGGGGCACCGAAAGACAAACCATTGTGAACGGCTTTAAGCACGGCTTCGCGAATGGATGGGTGGTTGTGGCCAAGAATCATTGGGCCCCAGGAGCCCACATAATCGATATAGGCCTTGCCGTCGGCGTCATAGATATATGCGCCATCGGCCTTTTCTATAAAACGAGGGGTACCGCCCACGCCATTGAAGGCGCGCACCGGTGAGTTAACGCCACCGGGAATGGTTTTTTTAGCCTGTTCAAACAAGGTTTCGGAACGGGTCATTTATCAATCCTTTAAGTCAGTAGCCGACCTTAGAAGTCAGCCTTGCGTGAATACCAGTTAACCGGACACTCGTACTTTTCCAGCTGTGAGTCCACGCCCAATGTCAGGGCAAACAGCGCCATGCGAATGAGCAGCCCGTTATCGGCCTGGCGGAATATGGCCAGGTTAGGATGGCTGTTCAAATCATTGTCCAGCTCGTTGGCCTGGGCACGTGAGTCCCGGGGGAGCGGATGCATGATCACCGTATTGGACTTACAGTGCTGGGTGTAAATGCTGCGGTTGAGACGGAACTTGCCGCGATACTTGTTGGCTTCATCCTGTGACGGGAAGCGCTCTTCCTGAATTCGGGTCAGGTACAGGATGTCGGCCTTGTCCAGATTGCCTTCCAGCTGATCGGTTATTGTGACCTTATGGCCGGCATTTTCAATGTCGGCTATCACATAATCGGGCATTGCCAGCTCTTTGGGAGAAATCAGGGTAAAGCTGACGTTTTTGTACAGACACAGCAGGCGTGACAGTGAGTGTACTGTGCGGCCAAATTTAAGGTCGCCCACCATGGCGATGTGCATGCCGTCAATACTCATACCGGCGTGGCTGAGCTCCTTCTGGATGGTGAACAAATCCAGCAGGGCCTGAGTCGGATGTTCGTTGGGGCCGTCGCCACCGTTGATCACCGGCACCCGGCTGCCCTCAGCGAATTCGCGCACCGAGTAGGCATCGGGATGACGCATGGCAATCACATCTGAGTATGTCGACAGCACACGGGCTGTGTCGTACAGCGATTCACCCTTGGACAAGGAAGATGAGGCCATGCCCACGGTTTCCGCCACGCGGCCGCCCAGCAGGTTAAAGGCACAGCCAAAGCTCACCCGGGTACGGGTGCTGGGTTCAAAGAACAGATTCCCCAATATGGCACCATCCAACACCCGGGTACGTTTTTCCCGTAACGCATAGGGCGCCATACGCTCGGCAACATTGAAAATAGTGTGAATGGAGTCCAGATTGAACTGGTTTACGGAGAGGATGTGAGATCCTTTGAACTGAGTCATCAGCCGGCTTTCCAATTGCTGTGGGAGGGAGTGGCGACAAGGCCTTTCCGCCCCTGGTTTATGTAGGGTTTGGCTGAGGCGCAACTATAGCAGAAGGGGCAGCGCTTTGAAATGGCAGCAGCTAAATTACCTGCTGCCCATCACACCTGACCGGAACGAATTTCCTGTTGTAGTTTGGTCCAGCCGATAACGCCCACTAGATTATCTTTATCTCCTTGATAAATATAAACTTCGCCAGTCCGTTTCGGTGAGAGGATCTCATAGGCTTCGTTTAAGGTGGCGGTATCGGGCAAGCCCTGCATCGGTTGGCGAGATAGTGTGGTGTTGTCTTCAAAGGATTGCATTTCCAGGCGCAGCATCTGGATTTCTCCCTCAGCGCTTCGCACCATCACAGGACGACCCTCGGCACGCTTCATCACTTCAAGCAGCAGCTCGTCATCGTTTTTCACCACCACAAAGCGCCGGTCCATCAGGGCACGGACGCCGGTTTTTTGCAGCCCCTGATTCACCGGTGGCACCTTGTAACCCAGGCCCATGATGTCCAACTGGCGGAAAAACACCGACTCGGTTTGAAACCACTGATAAGCCACCAGGAAGGCGGGAATGGTCACGAACATGGCAGGCAAAATAATGGAGGCATCGTTGGTAAGTTCCAGCAGCGCCACCAGGGCCGCCAGCGGCGCGCTCAGGCACACTCCCATCATGGCCGTCATGCCAATTACGGTGTAGAGCCCCACGTAGGGTGCAATGGAAGGGAACAACATGGCGCTGATAAGCGCGAGAATACCGCCCAGCAAAGCACCAATGCCGTACAGCGGGCCGATAAGTCCGCCGGGGATGCCAAGACCAATGGCGGCAATAGTGGCAATCATTTTGCCAATGAGCACGGCGATGAGCAGCAAGAGTCCCGGGTTTTCGGCAATCACTGCATTGATGGCCAAATCCCCGGAACCCAGGGCTTGGGGCAGGGCGATACCGACAACCGTAGTGATACTGCCAGCCAACAGCAGCCGCACTATTAAGGGCCAGTGCTGGCCGGTGGCGGTTACCTTGAGCAGGGTCCAGTTAAAGGCGGCAGCTGCGCATCCCAGTCCCACCCCGCCCAAGGCCAGCAAGGGGTAGTGATCCAGCGGGATATGAAACACCTGAATGGCATCGTATTCGTGCACGTTGCCGAATACCAGTTGGCTTGAGAGCGCGCCGCAGATGGCCGAAATCATGATAGGAAAGAAGTAATGGATTTTGTATTCCCGCACCACCACTTCAAATACAAATACCACCGCCGCCAGCGGGGCGTTAAAGGTGGCCGCAATCCCGGCGGCTATGCCACTGGCACACATGATGCGCACGCTATTATCGGGCAGTTTGAATTTTTCGGCTAGCACACTGGCGCTCACGGCGCCAAGGTGAATG
This portion of the Shewanella amazonensis SB2B genome encodes:
- a CDS encoding general secretion pathway protein GspB, encoding MSILLDAVTRSKQQENGFDPVSSPRPQYRPEKAPIRPGKLLLLPAALSLAVAAAWGVNSWILQPAPQSSLPLVSQAGEARTGNGPSGSAKAVTSHSNPASTQTLSVRPPVTQAASEPVISASSDTGNGVRLAGKAALPAPVNLNTDYGMVNQAPLAVDPNADLSYEVAEETAEARAARLEALMAAGVTDDQRRAFDEVMQIEESRPRQVLTQSQNVRAPRDQGMAALQAEVDKAAAEFGLQRTEPKPASRDDSNTLSGDALVQAFEAALKEVEFTESANREVTPAPVSTIPQTSDYPRYGDLPAGLQLQVPEFNIMAHVYSNDPSQRWLNVDGTELQEGDNIKGSLSIVEIRPRDVVLSIDGTAFKVPAI
- the nhaD gene encoding sodium:proton antiporter NhaD, translating into MLHTFLIILAILALLSIIFEEVTHLNKAKTTLFLGCISWVTLFIASGGGEHTELVAHELNENLLEIATLWLFLMSTMTFVAYLNAKGMIQIMVQKIFPQRVSVRMLMIQVALFALILSAFCDNVTATLVSLGLLTTFKLDKQMRRRMAVLIIFAVNSGGVALITGDVTTLMIFLSGHVHISELLILFIPAAVSVFLLAILFSMNAKGEVSTTPIKRAYQPVDIAIAAIFFITIIMTMALNVLFGIPPVLTFLTGLSVMFLVGHTIRTDKEEIKILEYIRQVEYDTLLFFLGILLLVGMLKEIGTLELLTQVYAMHDPNISNFVTGMGSAILDNVPLTAALLKAEPVLSTPEWLGLTYAVGVGGSLLVIGSAAGIIAMSKVKELTFVTYLKYVPSLMLSYVVGYGLTLLIAYQFYG
- the hemL gene encoding glutamate-1-semialdehyde 2,1-aminomutase, which translates into the protein MTRSETLFEQAKKTIPGGVNSPVRAFNGVGGTPRFIEKADGAYIYDADGKAYIDYVGSWGPMILGHNHPSIREAVLKAVHNGLSFGAPTELEVIMAEKVIEMVPSMDQVRMVSSGTEATMSAIRLARGYTKRDKILKFEGCYHGHADCLLVKAGSGALTLGQPSSPGIPEDFAKHTLTAVYNDLESVQSFFDQYPEDIACIIIEPVAGNMNCIPPVPGFLEGLRALCDKYGALFIIDEVMTGFRVSRSGAQGHYGVTPDLTTLGKVIGGGMPVGAFGGKKDVMQYLAPAGPVYQAGTLSGNPIAMTAGLAQLDALCADGLYEELAAKTKRIAEGFKAAADKHGIPMAINYVGGMFGFFFTDEQHITRFDQVTRCNMDHFRAFYHGMLDEGVYLAPSAYEAGFLSMAHGDKEIEETLAAADRVLARMK
- a CDS encoding aspartate carbamoyltransferase codes for the protein MTQFKGSHILSVNQFNLDSIHTIFNVAERMAPYALREKRTRVLDGAILGNLFFEPSTRTRVSFGCAFNLLGGRVAETVGMASSSLSKGESLYDTARVLSTYSDVIAMRHPDAYSVREFAEGSRVPVINGGDGPNEHPTQALLDLFTIQKELSHAGMSIDGMHIAMVGDLKFGRTVHSLSRLLCLYKNVSFTLISPKELAMPDYVIADIENAGHKVTITDQLEGNLDKADILYLTRIQEERFPSQDEANKYRGKFRLNRSIYTQHCKSNTVIMHPLPRDSRAQANELDNDLNSHPNLAIFRQADNGLLIRMALFALTLGVDSQLEKYECPVNWYSRKADF
- a CDS encoding chloride channel protein, yielding MKIKTRLEAMRRLALRYFHTELRDKLSQARISLQLCGLALCFALIASLVIILFRLLLEGANHYSGIERMDMEAMVYDWRALLPLLGALLIWLVATLGSKRYRRMGIAYVLHRFKLHYGKIPLQSAPGQFFQALIALATNFSVGREGPAIHLGAVSASVLAEKFKLPDNSVRIMCASGIAAGIAATFNAPLAAVVFVFEVVVREYKIHYFFPIMISAICGALSSQLVFGNVHEYDAIQVFHIPLDHYPLLALGGVGLGCAAAAFNWTLLKVTATGQHWPLIVRLLLAGSITTVVGIALPQALGSGDLAINAVIAENPGLLLLIAVLIGKMIATIAAIGLGIPGGLIGPLYGIGALLGGILALISAMLFPSIAPYVGLYTVIGMTAMMGVCLSAPLAALVALLELTNDASIILPAMFVTIPAFLVAYQWFQTESVFFRQLDIMGLGYKVPPVNQGLQKTGVRALMDRRFVVVKNDDELLLEVMKRAEGRPVMVRSAEGEIQMLRLEMQSFEDNTTLSRQPMQGLPDTATLNEAYEILSPKRTGEVYIYQGDKDNLVGVIGWTKLQQEIRSGQV